A window of Mercenaria mercenaria strain notata chromosome 16, MADL_Memer_1, whole genome shotgun sequence contains these coding sequences:
- the LOC123553248 gene encoding uncharacterized protein LOC123553248, translated as MATPTSIIKSTQKKRHYCCVCSNFRGKVVDGRTIVLHRFPADINLRRTWIKRVKTVMKKFTFNNNARLCSAHFVDGQMSEKHNVPSVFEFPTKRKLFALSSVSSHQDTTEDDEIFFATPLQEQYRLCDMDMDESELLAYEERGEPTNFSVPEMSNECTSVAFHDYCGVVDLNTISRVLNKNEQTEEKKMTFLRSEGTQSFVETRSFLVQTELEQPPKETREIGIQCKLPEITFYDIAAKDEKVMFYTGLPNAGTFCALFDEMSDAEAQTSRAGLTSKKGRPRQLRVIDEFFLVLMRLRMGLLVEDLAARFHISKSTCSVVINKWIDYLSVKLDFLLNWPTKSVIQNTMPRKFQSAYPSTRVIIDCTEFFTETPQSLINKSLMYSHYKSHMTYKALLGISPSGLITFVSDMWAGGISDKQITRSCGILDLCERGDAIMADKGFLISDLTTPRGLHLIIPPLKHKRFSRREVEETRRIANLRIYVEMAMERVKNFRILQGTIPITISKQLTQILKLCAGLSNLQPPLVLDD; from the exons ATGGCGACTCCTACAAGTATTATCAAATCAACGCAGAAAAAAAGGCATTATTGTTGTGTTTGTTCAAATTTCCGTGGGAAAGTGGTTGATGGACGAACAATTGTGTTACATAGATTTCCAGCGGACATTAATTTGAGACGAACATGGATAAAACGTGTAAAAACCGTGATGAAGAAATTCACCTTCAACAACAATGCAAGGCTATGTTCAGCACATTTTGTGGACGGTCAGATGTCGGAAAAACACAATGTTCCTTCAGTCTTTGAGTTTCCAacgaaaagaaaattatttgcaTTATCATCG GTGAGTTCCCACCAAGACACAACTGAAGATGACGAGATTTTCTTCGCCACACCTCTGCAAGAGCAGTACAGATTATGTGACATGGACATGGACGAAAGTGAGTTGTTGGCATATGAAGAACGCGGTGAGCCAACTAACTTCTCTGTTCCAGAGATGAGTAACGAGTGTACGTCTGTAGCATTTCATGATTATTGTGGTGTAGTAGACTTGAACACAATTTCACGTGTACTGAATAAGAACGAACAGacggaagaaaagaaaatgacatttctTAGGTCAGAAGGAACCCAATCATTTGTTGAGACAAGGTCCTTCTTAGTACAGACAGAATTAGAGCAGCCACCAAAGGAAACACGAGAAATAGGAATCCAGTGTAAGTTGCCAGAAATAACTTTCTATGACATTGCGGCAAAAGATGAAAAGGTAATGTTTTATACTGGATTACCAAATGCAGGGACATTCTGTGCCCTCTTTGATGAAATGTCGGATGCCGAGGCACAAACATCAAGGGCAGGACTGACTTCTAAGAAAGGAAGACCGCGTCAGCTTAGAGTTATAGATGAGTTTTTCCTGGTACTGATGAGACTCCGTATGGGTCTTCTTGTGGAAGATTTAGCAGCACGCTTCCACATCTCAAAATCAACTTGTTCAGTGGTCATTAATAAGTGGATAGACTATCTGTCTGTGAAATTAGATTTTTTGTTGAACTGGCCGACCAAATCAGTGATTCAAAATACAATGCCGAGGAAATTTCAGTCGGCATATCCAAGTACGCGTGTTATTATAGACTGTACAGAATTCTTTACCGAGACACCACAATCGTTGATAAACAAGTCATTAATGTATTCACACTACAAATCACATATGACTTACAAAGCCTTGCTTGGAATAAGTCCTTCCGGATTAATAACTTTTGTGTCTGACATGTGGGCTGGTGGTATAAGTGACAAGCAGATCACAAGATCTTGCGGTATACTTGACCTATGTGAGCGCGGTGATGCCATCATGGCTGATAAAGGCTTTTTGATAAGTGATTTAACGACACCGAGAGGATTACACTTGATAATACCACCACTGAAACATAAGAGATTTTCTCGTCGGGAGGTTGAAGAGACTAGGCGCATTGCTAATTTGAGAATCTATGTGGAAATGGCTATGGAACGTGTTAAAAATTTCAGGATACTACAAGGCACAATACctattacaatttcaaaacaacTCACACAAATTCTGAAATTATGTGCGGGACTATCAAACCTTCAGCCTCCACTAGTACTAGATGACTGA